Below is a genomic region from Bradyrhizobium sp. 1(2017).
ATGGTGTATTTGGCGATATAGCGCTTGACGCGGAAATTGTCGTTGTCCTTGCCCTTGTCCTGCGGCAGCGCCCCGCGCTGCTTCTTCATCTTGTCGGCAGTCTGCCAGGTCCGGATGATGACCTCGCCGAGACGGCCCATGGCTTGCGAGTCCGAGGACATCATCGAGAGTGCGCCGAGATCGTGCAGGATGTCCTCGGCGGCGATCGTTTCCTTCCGGATGCGGCTCTCGGCGAACGCCAGATCTTCCGCGATCGAGGGATCGAGGTGGTGGCACACCATCAGCATGTCGAGATGCTCGTCGATGGTGTTGCGCGTGAACGGCCGCGTCGGGTTGGTCGAGGACGGCAGCACGTTCTTCAAGCCCGCGACCTTGATGATGTCAGGGGCGTGACCGCCGCCGGCACCCTCGGTGTGGAAGGCGTGGATGGTGCGGCCCTTGAACGCCTTGATCGTATCCTCGACGAAGCCGGATTCATTCAGCGTGTCGGAATGCAGCATGACCTGAATATCGTGGTCGTCAGCCACTGACAGGCAATTGTCGATCGCGGCCGGTGTCGTGCCCCAATCCTCGTGCAGCTTCAGCGCGCAGGCGCCGGCCTTGATCATCTCGACCAGCGCGGCCGGACGCGAGGCGTTGCCCTTGCCGGAGATGCCCAGATTGACCGGGAAGGCATCGAACGACTGGATCATCCGCCCCATGTGCCAGGGACCCGGCGTGCAGGTGGTGGCGAAGGTCCCGTGCGAGGGACCGGTGCCGCCGCCCAGCATCGAGGTGACGCCACTCATCAGCGCGTGCTCGATCTGCTGCGGGCAGATGAAATGGATGTGGCTGTCGAAGCCGCCGGCGGTGAGGATCTTGCCTTCGCCCGCAATCACGTCGGTGCCGGGGCCGATGATGATGGTGACGCCGGGCTGGATGTCGGGATTTCCGGCCTTGCCGATCGCGGAGATCATGCCGTCCTTGATGGCGACGTCGGCCTTCACGATGCCCCAGTGATCGACGATCAGCGCATTGGTGATGACGGTGTCGGCCGCGCCCTGCTTGTTGGTGACCTGCGACTGGCCCATGCCGTCGCGGATCACCTTGCCGCCGCCGAACTTCACCTCCTCGCCATAGGTGGTGAAATCCTTCTCGACCTCGACGATGAGGTCGGTGTCGGCCAGCCGCACCTTGTCGCCGGTGGTCGGGCCGAACATGGCGGCATAGACGGAACGCTTTATTTTGACGGACATCACAAGCCCCGTTTGCGTTTGATTACTTTGATGGTGTTCCTACGAAGCTCTCGCTCGTTTCACCACATCGTCGAATATTTCGTCGAGGTAGGCATTACCGCCGCGGCAGCCCGCGACGACCTGCACCGCCCAATCGGTGTACTCGGTCAGGTCGGCACGCTGCTCAGTGGTCGGGTTGGAACGAATACGAGCCCCGATATTGCTGATCTTGTCGGCAATTTTGATGAGCTTGGCATCAGCCGACTTCTTCGGCGCATCGACAATCTGTCGCCTCCGCCGCTCAGCCTTTGGCAAGCTCATATCATCTGTGCATTCGATGACGAGGGAAGCCACACGATCAGAGAATCTTGCTGAGAGCTCTTCGATAGTCGTCTCGGTGTCCTCGAGCGTATCGTGCAGCCAGCCGGCTGCAACGAGCTCGGCATCCGCACCGTTCGTTGCGACAGCAAGGAAGTTCGCGACTTCGGCAAGATGATTTGCGTAGGGCTCGTTGTCTCGCCCCTTACGCATCATACTCTTATGCCGGCGAGCGGCCACTTCGGCAGCTTCGGAAATGAACCGGACGGGCGGCCACATGCCTCACAGCTTCCCCATCACGTCGCCACGAAAACCGTAGATCGTCTTCTTGCCCGCCATGGCGACGAGCTGGACGTCGCGGGTCTGGCCGGGCTCGAAGCGGACGGCGGTGCCGGCGGCGATGTCGAGGCGCATCCCGCGGGATTTCTTACGGTCGAATTTCAGCGCCGGGTTGGTCTCGAAGAAATGGTAGTGCGAGCCGACCTGAATCGGGCGGTCGCCGGTGTTGGCCACCGTCAGCGTCACGGTCTTGCGACCGACGTTGAGCTCGATCTCGCCGTCCTGGATGAAGAGTTCGCCGGGGATCATTCTATCCTCCTCGTCATTCCGGGGCTTGCGCAGCGAGAGCCCGGAATCTCGAAATCAAAACCTCTGGATTCCGGGTTCGCCCCGCGGGCGCTCCGGAATGACGAATTCAAGCTACCTGATCGGCTCGTGCACGGTGACGAGCTTGGTGCCGTCCGGAAAGGTCGCCTCGACCTGGATGTCATG
It encodes:
- a CDS encoding HD domain-containing protein, which gives rise to MWPPVRFISEAAEVAARRHKSMMRKGRDNEPYANHLAEVANFLAVATNGADAELVAAGWLHDTLEDTETTIEELSARFSDRVASLVIECTDDMSLPKAERRRRQIVDAPKKSADAKLIKIADKISNIGARIRSNPTTEQRADLTEYTDWAVQVVAGCRGGNAYLDEIFDDVVKRARAS
- the ureC gene encoding urease subunit alpha; amino-acid sequence: MSVKIKRSVYAAMFGPTTGDKVRLADTDLIVEVEKDFTTYGEEVKFGGGKVIRDGMGQSQVTNKQGAADTVITNALIVDHWGIVKADVAIKDGMISAIGKAGNPDIQPGVTIIIGPGTDVIAGEGKILTAGGFDSHIHFICPQQIEHALMSGVTSMLGGGTGPSHGTFATTCTPGPWHMGRMIQSFDAFPVNLGISGKGNASRPAALVEMIKAGACALKLHEDWGTTPAAIDNCLSVADDHDIQVMLHSDTLNESGFVEDTIKAFKGRTIHAFHTEGAGGGHAPDIIKVAGLKNVLPSSTNPTRPFTRNTIDEHLDMLMVCHHLDPSIAEDLAFAESRIRKETIAAEDILHDLGALSMMSSDSQAMGRLGEVIIRTWQTADKMKKQRGALPQDKGKDNDNFRVKRYIAKYTINPAIAHGVSKLIGSVEKGKLADLVLWSPAFFGVKPDCIVKGGTIVAAPMGDPNASIPTPQPVHYQPMFGAFGKARTASSVVFTSKAAITGGLARKLGIEKKLYAVQNTRSKISKKSMIHNDATPNIEVDPETYEVRADGELLTCAPAEVLPMAQRYFMY
- a CDS encoding urease subunit beta, with product MIPGELFIQDGEIELNVGRKTVTLTVANTGDRPIQVGSHYHFFETNPALKFDRKKSRGMRLDIAAGTAVRFEPGQTRDVQLVAMAGKKTIYGFRGDVMGKL